The proteins below come from a single Aquarana catesbeiana isolate 2022-GZ linkage group LG12, ASM4218655v1, whole genome shotgun sequence genomic window:
- the LOC141113609 gene encoding E3 ubiquitin-protein ligase TRIM11-like — MASSDLREELDCSICLEIYTDPITLRCGHNFCRICIEDYFLRTQEKTGVYSCPECREEFQDRSDMRKNKTLCNIAQHFLSIPDQEETGIYCTYCDSPVPAVKTCLQCETSMCDDHLRKHNKSVQHALIPPTRSTRKRKGSIHKKILECSRTEDSSCTCESCKLGGEHRGHQVESLDEASEKDKLKRILEKLNTRREETEEKVQKLQERSREVQEKAASVTEKATGLFREIRRHLEDLEKRVMTAIANKELQTLRSFSDLIQQLEVQKEKLSRKMNHIEEMCNNTDPMTILQEPNRQDDLEDTLEDIEAREEKQVHDGDLGENQIFETLTTGLSDIISVVKQKICALRDSDIKLDIDTAGNRVIISGDLKTASWSEENQGRTETEERFEYYQVLSTRRLSSGQHHWEVETSDPVRWRLGLCYPSTIRKGGQSLFGNNATSWCLRWCDNKLTAMYNGKVTHLPHRISHRKIRIHLDYEAGQISFFEPCDPVRHLHTFTTTFTEPLHAGFCVWTGWVRVLS; from the coding sequence ATGGCTTCCAGTGACTTACGAGAAGAACTAGACTGCTCTATTTGCCTGGAAATTTATACGGATCCTATAACACtaagatgtggacacaacttctgccgcaTCTGTATTGAGGACTATTTTCTGAGGACACAAGAAAAGACAGGAGTTTATagctgtcctgaatgcagagaggaGTTTCAAGATCGGTCTGATATGAGGAAGAACAAAACCCTGTGCAACATAGCCCAGCATTTCCTGTCTATTCCTGATCAGGAGGAGACTGGGATCTACTGTACTTACTGCGACTCTCCTGTCCCTGCCGTTAAGACCTGCCTGCAGTGTGAGACCTCAATGTGTGATGATCACCTGAGGAAACACAACAAATCAGTACAACACGCTTTAATTCCACCAACCAGGTCTACAAGAAAAAGAAAAGGCTCCATCCATAAAAAGATCCTGGAGTGTTCCCGTACTGAGGACTCTTCTTGTACCTGTGAGTCCTGCAAGCTTGGTGGAGAACATAGAGGCCACCAAGTGGAGTCACTAGATGAGGCCTCTGAGAAGGATAAGCTTAAAAGAATTCTGGAGAAACTGAACACAAGGAGAGAAGAGACTGAGGAAAAGGTCCAGAAACTGCAGGAACGCAGTAGAGAggtacaagaaaaagcagccagtgtAACAGAGAAAGCTACCGGCCTATTTAGAGAAATCAGGAGACACCTGGAAGATCTCGAGAAGAGAGTTATGACTGCGATTGCCAACAAGGAATTGCAGACCTTGCGATCATTCTCTGATCTGATTCAGCAGCTGGAGGTACAGAAGGAGAAGCTGTCTAGGAAGATGAATCACATTGAAGAGATGTGCAACAACACCGACCCAATGACCATTTTACAAGAACCGAACAGACAGGATGACTTGGAGGACACACTGGAGGATATAGAGGCAAGAGAAGAGAAACAGGTCCATGACGGAGATCTGGGTGAGAATCAAATCTTTGAGACATTGACTacaggtttatctgatattatATCTGTTGTAAAACAAAAGATCTGTGCCCTGAGGGATTCAGACATCAAACTGGATATCGATACAGCTGGAAACCGAGTCATTATCTCTGGTGACCTTAAAACCGCATCTTGGTCAGAAGAGAACCAGGGCCGCACAGAGACAGAAGAGAGATTTGAGTATTACCAAGTCCTGAGCACCAGGAGATTGTCGTCAGGGCAGCACCATTGGGAAGTGGAGACCAGTGACCCAGTGCGGTGGAGACTTGGGCTGTGCTATCCCAGTACAATCAGAAAGGGTGGGCAATCTCTCTTTGGGAACAACGCTACCTCCTGGTGTTTACGGTGGTGTGACAACAAGCTAACGGCGATGTATAATGGTAAAGTTACCCATTTACCTCACAGGATCTCCCATCGTAAAATAAGAATACATCTGGATTATGAAGCCGGGCAGATCTCTTTTTTTGAGCCATGTGACCCAGTTCGGCACCTCCACactttcaccaccaccttcactgagcccctccatgctgggttcTGTGTCTGGACAGGATGGGTGCGAGTCCTGAGCTAA